Proteins co-encoded in one Ziziphus jujuba cultivar Dongzao chromosome 9, ASM3175591v1 genomic window:
- the LOC125424206 gene encoding disease resistance protein RPP2B-like, with amino-acid sequence MGSLKSLKVLNLEGCVSLTNLPEDLRLLNSLEELNLRGISVEDRDLPSSIALLENLKTLSCCGGRQWNNMMNIIVGRGLSSSAGLFSLKKLELVSCGLGNGAFPENFGCLVSLEYLNLSNNDFSHLPVSLNKLSKLRFIDLSYCRDLELLGPELPPGLKWVGLSYCVSLDKFLDPLMNEQCSLGCSATCMGCLKLATRQGSDRTAFTLLKAHLRNRPSERFNILLPGNEIPSWFTRTSFEPSINLQLDPNWCNSKWMGFALFCWCALIPSPIFECFVLIQEVGRGFGLTNTYQCDVVSAVGSPADHLWLLYVPLNIIKGEWQNNNFSQLKFSFQTKDLDGKTFTKKYIRSCGVRLVYEQDIEAMNPISSKRIEYPFEG; translated from the coding sequence ATGGGTAGTCTGAAATCTCTCAAAGTTCTAAACCTTGAAGGTTGTGTAAGCCTTACCAACTTACCAGAGGACTTGCGGCTTTTAAATAGTTTAGAGGAGCTCAATTTGAGAGGCATTTCTGTAGAAGACAGAGATCTACCATCTTCCATTGCACTTCTTGAAAACCTTAAAACACTATCTTGTTGCGGAGGACGACAATGGAACAATATGATGAATATCATTGTTGGAAGAGGTCTCTCATCATCGGCTggtcttttttctttgaaaaagttGGAACTAGTCAGCTGCGGTCTTGGGAATGGAGCATTTCCTGAAAATTTTGGCTGCTTAGTTTCTTTAGAATATTTAAACCTTAGCAATAATGATTTTTCTCACCTACCTGTCAGTCTCAATAAACTATCCAAGCTTAGGTTTATTGATTTAAGCTACTGTAGAGATCTAGAATTGTTGGGGCCAGAGCTTCCTCCTGGCCTAAAATGGGTAGGTCTTAGTTACTGTGTATCACTGGACAAGTTTCTTGATCCATTAATGAACGAGCAATGCAGCTTGGGGTGTTCTGCAACTTGCATGGGATGCTTGAAATTGGCAACAAGGCAAGGCAGCGACAGGACAGCATTTACACTACTAAAAGCACACCTTCGGAATCGCCCCAGCGAAAGATTTAACATTCTTCTTCCTGGAAACGAAATTCCATCCTGGTTCACTCGTACAAGTTTCGAGCCCTCCATAAATTTACAACTAGATCCGAATTGGTGTAACAGTAAGTGGATGGGTTTCGCTCTTTTTTGTTGGTGCGCTCTTATACCAAGCCCAATTTTCGAGTGTTTTGTACTGATTCAGGAAGTGGGCCGTGGATTTGGACTAACAAACACCTATCAATGTGACGTGGTCTCAGCGGTGGGTTCCCCAGCGGATCACCTTTGGTTATTGTATGTGCCTCTTAATATAATAAAGGGAGAGTGGCAAAACAATAACTTCAGTCAGCTTAAGTTTTCATTTCAAACAAAAGACTTGGATGGTAAAACATTTACAAAGAAGTACATTAGATCGTGTGGTGTCCGTCTGGTGTACGAGCAAGACATAGAAGCTATGAACCCAATTTCCAGCAAGCGCATCGAATATCCTTTTGAAGGATga
- the LOC107427369 gene encoding disease resistance protein RUN1-like yields the protein MVFMFEFLRNEAKFIQDFIAKVSNKLGVAQLNISEDLFGMDSRLEKLNVCVCASSLDHVHFIGICGLGGIGKTTLAKAYYDWTSSQFEGCSFLTNIREVCEKKENGLVYLQNLLLSDILNGLPTEVRDIHKGMDMIRSKLCHKKVLVVLDDVDKLDQLKALAGKNNWFGSGSRIIVTTRDESLLLSTYIECRIYRVEELSYSEGLRLFSHKAFKSTHPSKQYEKLSKQVIAFADGLPLALEVLGSFLCGKSVNQWESALDRLKEYPNKEITKVLQISFDGLEEIEKSIFQDIACFFNGFEKDNIIQIMDSCGFFPEIGIRVLIDKSLLHVDNDNKVRMHDLLQEMGKEIVRAKSRNEPGRCSRIWNYDDLCHVLEHNTGTKVEAIVCCFLEPKKLVCDFEAFSNMKKLRLLILQNLVLEMRDGPTLNIEHLSKELRFLRWHEFPAKYLPSNFQRGGLVELKLWLSKHVWNNAIK from the exons ATGGttttcatgtttgaatttctaAGGAATGAAGCAAAATTTATACAAGACTTTATCGCAAAGGTATCAAATAAACTTGGTGTTGCGCAGTTAAACATTTCAGAGGACCTTTTTGGTATGGATTCACGACTAGAGAAACTAAATGTTTGTGTTTGTGCTTCATCATTGGATCATGTTCACTTTATTGGAATTTGTGGGTTGGGCGGAATTGGGAAGACAACTCTTGCCAAAGCTTATTATGATTGGACGTCTTCTCAATTTGAAGGTTGCAGCTTCCTTACAAATATTAGAGAAGTTtgtgaaaagaaggaaaatggtCTTGTGTATTTGCAAAATCTTCTCCTTTCAGATATTCTAAATGGTTTGCCTACAGAAGTAAGGGATATTCATAAAGGAATGGACATGATAAGAAGTAAGTTATGCCATAAGAAAGTACTTGTTGTCCTTGATGATGTTGACAAATTAGACCAGCTAAAAGCATTAGCTGGGAAAAATAATTGGTTTGGCTCTGGAAGTAGAATAATTGTAACTACTAGGGACGAAAGTCTGCTTCTAAGTACATATATAGAGTGTAGAATATATAGAGTTGAGGAATTGAGTTATAGCGAAGGTCTTCGACTTTTTTCTCACAAAGCCTTCAAAAGTACTCATCCTTCAAAGCAATATGAGAAGTTGTCTAAACAAGTGATAGCTTTTGCTGACGGTCTTCCACTAGCTTTAGAAGTACTAGGTTcctttttatgtggaaaaagTGTAAATCAATGGGAAAGTGCTTTGGATAGGCTGAAGGAGTATCCAAACAAGGAGATTACGAAAGTACTTCAAATCAGTTTTGATGGACTTGAGGAAATAGAGAAAAGTATTTTCCAAGATATTGCATGTTTCTTCAATGGATTTGAAAAAGacaatattattcaaattatGGATAGTTGTGGTTTCTTTCCAGAAATCGGGATAAGAGTTCTTATTGATAAATCTCTCCTCCATGTTGACAATGATAACAAAGTTCGGATGCATGACTTATTGCAAGAGATGGGAAAGGAAATTGTTCGGGCAAAATCTCGCAATGAACCAGGAAGATGCAGTAGAATATGGAATTATGATGATTTATGTCATGTTTTAGAGCATAACACG GGAACAAAAGTGGAAGCCATAGTATGCTGTTTTCTAGAACCGAAGAAACTGGTTTGCGATTTTGAAGCCTTCTCAAACATGAAGAAGTTAAGATTGCTCATTCTTCAGAATCTTGTCTTGGAAATGAGAGATGGTCCAACACTGAATATTGAACATCTTTCTAAAGAGTTACGATTCCTTAGGTGGCATGAATTTCCTGCCAAATATTTGCCATCAAATTTCCAACGAGGTGGACTTGTTGAATTGAAGTTGTGGTTGAGCAAACACGTTTGGAACAACGCTATCAAGTAA
- the LOC125424205 gene encoding disease resistance-like protein DSC1 isoform X1 has translation MKKLRLLILQNLVLEMRDGQTLNIEHLSKELRFLRWHEFPAKYLPSNFQRGGLVELKLWLSKHLWNNAIKPLNNLKTIDISYSTNLRKFEDFGVVPNLEKLILVACVNLSEIHPSITLLERLTILNLKACNSLQNLPTSIGGLKSLNVLNLEGCVSLTDLPEDLGMATYLEQLILEDCRNLVEIPPSIRLLERLIILNLKACIRLQNLPTSMGSLKSLKVLNLEGCVSLTNLPEDLGLLNSLEELNLRGISVEDRDLPSSIALLENLKTLSCCGGRQWNNMMNIIVGKGLSSSAGLFSLKKLKLVSCGLGNGAFPENLGCLVSLKHLNLSNNDFSHLPISFNKLSKLREIDLSYCRDLELLGPELPPGLEWVGLSYCVSLGMFLDPLMKEQCRLGCSATCVGCLKLARRQGSERTAFTLLKAHLQNRPSKRFDILLPGNEIPSWFTRTSFEPSIHLQLDPNWCNSNWMGCAFFLCAFIPSPIFDYYAMIQEVGRGFGLRPKTYRRDVVSAVGFPVDHLWLLYVPRNYMGEKWQMKNPSRLNFSFETKDLDGETLTEKYIRSCGVRLVYEQDIEAMNPISSNRIEYPFEG, from the exons ATGAAGAAGTTAAGATTGCTCATTCTTCAGAATCTTGTCTTGGAAATGAGAGATGGTCAGACACTGAATATTGAACACCTTTCTAAAGAGTTACGATTCCTTAGGTGGCATGAATTTCCTGCCAAATATTTGCCATCAAATTTCCAACGAGGTGGACTTGTTGAATTGAAGTTGTGGTTGAGCAAACACCTTTGGAATAACGCTATCAAG CctttaaacaatttgaaaacCATCGACATAAGTTATTCAACAAATTTAAGAAAGTTTGAAGACTTTGGGGTGGTTCCAAATCTAGAGAAGTTGATTCTTGTAGCTTGTGTAAATCTATCGGAGATTCACCCATCCATCACACTTCTTGAAAGGCTTACTATCTTGAACCTGAAAGCTTGCAATAGTCTACAAAATCTTCCAACAAGCATAGGTGGTCTGAAATCTCTCAATGTTCTAAACCTTGAAGGTTGTGTAAGCCTTACCGACTTACCCGAGGACTTGGGGATGGCTACATATCTAGAGCAGTTGATTCTTGAAGATTGTAGAAACCTAGTGGAGATTCCCCCATCCATCAGACTTCTTGAAAGGCTTATTATCTTGAACCTGAAAGCTTGCATTCGTCTACAAAATCTTCCAACAAGCATGGGTAGTCTGAAATCTCTCAAAGTTCTAAACCTTGAAGGTTGTGTAAGCCTTACCAACTTACCAGAGGACTTGGGGCTTTTAAATAGTTTAGAGGAGCTCAATTTGAGAGGCATTTCTGTAGAAGACAGAGATCTACCATCTTCCATTGCACTTCTTGAAAACCTTAAAACACTATCTTGTTGCGGAGGACGACAATGGAACAATATGATGAACATCATCGTTGGAAAAGGTCTCTCATCATCGGCTggtcttttttctttgaaaaagttGAAACTAGTCAGCTGCGGTCTTGGGAATGGAGCATTTCCTGAAAATCTTGGCTGCTTAGTTTCTTTAAAACATTTAAACCTCAGCAATAATGATTTTTCTCACCTACCTATCAGTTTCAATAAACTATCCAAGCTTAGGGAGATTGACTTAAGTTACTGTAGAGATCTAGAATTGTTGGGGCCAGAGCTTCCTCCTGGTCTAGAATGGGTAGGTCTTAGTTACTGTGTATCACTGGGCATGTTTCTTGATCCATTAATGAAGGAGCAATGCAGATTGGGGTGTTCTGCAACTTGCGTGGGATGCTTGAAATTGGCAAGAAGGCAGGGCAGCGAAAGGACAGCATTTACATTACTCAAAGCACACCTTCAGAATCGCCCCAGCAAAAGATTTGACATTCTTCTTCCTGGTAACGAAATTCCATCCTGGTTCACTCGTACAAGTTTTGAGCCCTCCATACATTTACAATTAGATCCGAATTGGTGCAACAGTAACTGGATGGGTTGCGCTTTTTTTTTATGCGCTTTTATACCAAGCCCAATTTTCGACTATTATGCAATGATTCAGGAAGTGGGCCGTGGATTTGGACTACGACCGAAGACTTATCGACGTGACGTGGTCTCAGCGGTGGGTTTCCCAGTGGATCACCTTTGGTTATTGTATGTGCCTCGTAATTACATGGGCGAAAAGTGGCAAATGAAGAACCCCAGTCGGCTTAACTTTTCATTTGAAACAAAAGACTTGGATGGTGAAACACTTACAGAGAAGTACATTAGATCGTGTGGTGTCCGTCTGGTGTACGAGCAAGACATAGAAGCTATGAACCCAATTTCCAGCAACCGCATCGAATATCCTTTTGAAGGATga
- the LOC125424205 gene encoding disease resistance protein RUN1-like isoform X2, protein MKRSYSMFSSSSRRTEYDVFLSFRGEDTRNNFTSHLYSALCQKGIYTFLDDDKLERGKSISPELLKAIENSRCSVIVLSENYASSSWCLDELVKILECREAFKQIVLPIFYHVDPSHVRKQIGSFGKSFHRYEQDFSQKVQKWRNALTQVASLAGWALHDGNEAKFIQDFIAKVSNKLGVAQLNISEDLFGMDSRLEKLNVCVCASSLDHVHFIGICGLGGIGKTTLAKAYYDWMSSQFEGCSFLINIREVCEKKENGLVYLQNLLLSDILNGLPTEVRDIHKGMDMIRSKLCHKKVLVVLDDVDKLDQLKALAGKNNWFGSGSRIIITTRDESLLLSTYIECRIYRVQELSYSKGLRLFSHKAFKSTHPSKEYEKLSENVIAYAHGLPLALEVLGSFLCGKSVNQWESALDRLKDYPNKDIMKVLQISFDGLEETEKSIFLDIACFFNGFEKDNIIQIMDSCGFFPEIGIRVLIDKSLLHVDYDDKVRMHDLLQEMGKEIVRAKSRNEPGRCSRIWNYDDLCHVLKHNTVRGFLT, encoded by the exons ATGAAAAGATCTTACTCAatgttctcttcttcttctcgtaGAACAGAATATGATGTGTTTTTGAGTTTTAGGGGTGAAGACACCCGCAACAATTTTACAAGTCATCTCTATTCTGCTCTTTGTCAGAAAGGAATCTACACCTTCTTAGACGACGATAAACTTGAGAGAGGCAAATCCATTTCCCCAGAACTGTTGAAAGCCATCGAAAATTCACGCTGTTCTGTCATCGTTCTCTCGGAAAACTATGCTTCTTCGAGTTGGTGTTTGGATGAGCTTGTCAAGATTCTTGAATGCAGGGAGGCCTTTAAACAGATTGTTCTGCCAATTTTCTACCATGTGGATCCATCTCATGTACGGAAGCAGATTGGAAGTTTTGGAAAATCATTCCACAGATATGAACAAGATTTTAGTCAAAAGGTGCAGAAATGGAGGAATGCTTTAACACAAGTTGCCAGTCTTGCTGGATGGGCTTTACATGATGG GAATGAAGCAAAATTTATACAAGACTTTATCGCAAAGGTATCAAATAAACTTGGTGTTGCACAGTTAAACATTTCAGAGGACCTTTTTGGTATGGATTCACGACTAGAGAAACTAAATGTTTGTGTTTGTGCTTCATCATTGGATCATGTTCACTTTATTGGAATTTGTGGGTTGGGCGGAATTGGGAAGACAACTCTTGCCAAAGCTTATTATGATTGGATGTCTTCTCAATTTGAAGGTTGCAGCTTCCTTATAAATATTAGAGAAGTTtgtgaaaagaaggaaaatggtCTTGTGTATTTGCAAAATCTTCTCCTTTCAGATATTCTAAATGGTTTGCCTACAGAAGTAAGGGATATTCATAAAGGAATGGACATGATAAGAAGTAAGTTATGCCATAAGAAAGTACTTGTTGTCCTTGATGATGTTGACAAATTAGACCAGCTAAAAGCATTAGCTGGGAAAAATAATTGGTTTGGCTCTGGAAGTAGAATAATTATAACTACTAGGGACGAAAGTTTGCTTCTAAGTACATATATAGAGTGTAGAATATATAGAGTTCAGGAATTGAGTTATAGCAAAGGTCTTCGACTTTTTTCTCACAAAGCCTTCAAAAGTACTCATCCTTCAAAGGAATATGAGAAGTTGTCTGAAAATGTGATAGCTTATGCTCATGGCCTTCCATTGGCTTTAGAAGTACTAGGTTcctttttatgtggaaaaagTGTAAATCAATGGGAAAGTGCTCTGGATAGGCTGAAGGATTATCCAAACAAGGATATTATGAAAGTACTTCAAATCAGTTTTGATGGACTTGAGGAAACAGAGAAAAGTATTTTCCTTGATATTGCATGCTTCTTCAATGGATTTGAAAAAGacaatattattcaaattatGGATAGCTGTGGTTTCTTTCCAGAAATCGGGATAAGAGTTCTTATTGATAAATCTCTCCTCCATGTTGACTATGATGACAAAGTTCGTATGCATGACTTATTGCAAGAGATGGGAAAGGAAATTGTTCGGGCAAAATCTCGCAATGAACCAGGAAGATGCAGTAGAATATGGAATTATGATGATTTATGTCATGTTTTAAAGCATAACACGGTAAGAGGTTTTCtcacataa
- the LOC107416364 gene encoding disease resistance-like protein DSC1 codes for MKKLRLLILQNLVLEMRDGQTLNIEHLSKELRFLRWHEFPAKYLPSNFQRGGLVELKLWLSKHLWKTAIKPLNNLKTIDISYSTNLRKFEDFGVVPNLEKLILVACVKLSEIHPSITLLERLAILNLKACNSLQNLPTSIGGLKSLNVLNLEGCVSLTDLPEDLGMATYLEQLILEDCRNLVEIPPSIRLLERLIILNLKACIRLQNLPTSMGSLKSLKVLNLKGCVSLTNLPEDLGLLNSLEELNLRGISIEDRDLPSSIALLENLKTLSCCRGRQWNNMMNIIVGRGLSSSAGLFSLKKLELVSCGLGTFPENFGCLISLEYLNLSNNDFSHLPISFNKLSKLRDIDLSFCRDLELLGPELPPGLEWVGLSYCVSLDKFLDPSMKEQCSLACSATCVGCLKLARRQGSERTTFTLLKAHLQNLPSERFDILLPGNEIPSWFTRTSFKPSINLQLDPNWCNCKWMGFALFLCALIPSPIFCCHVEIQEVGDGFGIRNNYQ; via the exons ATGAAGAAGTTAAGATTGCTCATTCTTCAGAATCTTGTCTTGGAAATGAGAGATGGTCAGACACTGAATATTGAACATCTTTCTAAAGAGTTACGATTCCTTAGGTGGCATGAATTTCCTGCCAAATATTTGCCATCAAATTTCCAACGAGGTGGACTTGTTGAATTGAAGTTGTGGTTGAGCAAACACCTTTGGAAAACCGCTATCAAG CctttaaacaatttgaaaacCATTGACATAAGTTATTCAACAAATTTAAGAAAGTTTGAAGACTTTGGGGTGGTTCCAAATCTAGAGAAGTTGATTCTTGTAGCTTGTGTAAAACTATCAGAGATTCACCCATCCATCACACTTCTTGAAAGGCTTGCTATCTTGAACCTGAAAGCTTGCAATAGTCTACAAAATCTTCCAACAAGCATAGGTGGTCTGAAATCTCTCAATGTTCTAAACCTTGAAGGTTGTGTAAGCCTTACCGACTTACCCGAGGACTTGGGGATGGCTACATATCTAGAGCAGTTGATTCTTGAAGATTGTAGAAACCTAGTGGAGATTCCCCCATCCATCAGACTTCTTGAAAGGCTTATTATCTTGAACCTGAAAGCTTGCATTCGTCTACAAAATCTTCCAACAAGCATGGGTAGTCTAAAATCTCTCAAAGTTTTAAACCTTAAAGGTTGTGTAAGCCTTACCAACTTACCAGAGGACTTGGGGCTTTTAAATAGTTTAGAGGAGCTCAATTTGAGAGGCATTTCTATAGAAGACAGAGATCTACCATCTTCCATTGCACTTCTTGAAAACCTTAAAACACTATCTTGTTGCAGAGGACGACAATGGAACAATATGATGAATATCATTGTTGGAAGAGGTCTCTCATCATCGGCTggtcttttttctttgaaaaagttGGAACTAGTCAGCTGCGGTCTTGGGACATTTCCTGAAAATTTTGGCTGCTTAATTTCTTTAGAATATTTAAACCTCAGCAATAATGATTTTTCTCACCTACCTATCAGTTTCAATAAACTATCCAAGCTTAGGGATATTGATTTAAGTTTCTGTAGAGATCTAGAATTGTTGGGGCCAGAGCTTCCTCCTGGTCTAGAATGGGTAGGTCTTAGTTACTGTGTATCACTGGACAAGTTTCTTGATCCATCAATGAAGGAGCAATGCAGCTTGGCGTGTTCTGCAACCTGCGTGGGATGCTTGAAATTGGCAAGAAGGCAAGGCAGCGAAAGGACAACATTTACATTACTAAAAGCACACCTTCAAAATCTCCCCAGCGAAAGATTTGACATTCTTCTTCCTGGAAACGAAATTCCATCCTGGTTCACTCGTACAAGTTTCAAGCCCTCCATAAATTTACAACTAGATCCGAATTGGTGTAACTGTAAGTGGATGGGTTTCGCTCTTTTTTTATGCGCTCTTATACCAAGCCCAATTTTCTGCTGTCATGTAGAGATTCAGGAAGTGGGCGATGGATTTGGAATAAGAAACAATTATCAATGA
- the LOC132799543 gene encoding disease resistance protein RUN1-like, with product MKRSYSMFSSSSSSRRTEYDVFLSFRGEDTRNNFTSHLYSALCQKGIYTFLDDDKLERGKSISPELLKAIENSRCSVIILSENYASSSWCLDELVKILDCREAYKQIVLPIFYHVDPSHVQKQIGSFGEPFHRYEQDFSQKVQKWRNALTQVASLAGWALHDGNEAKFMQDFIAKVSNKLGVAQLNISEDLFGMDSRLEKLNVCVCTSSLDNVHFIGICGLGGIGKTTLAKAYYDWMSSQFEGCSFLTNIREVCEKKENGLVYLQNLLLSDILNGLPTEIRDIHKGMDMIRSKLCHKKVLVVLDDVDKLDQLKALAGKNNWFGSGSRIIVTTRDESLLLSTYIECRIYRVEELSYSEGLRLFSHKAFKSTHPSKQYEKLSKQVIAYADGLPLALEVLGSFLCGKSVNQWESALDRLKEYPNKEITKVLQISFDGLEEIEKSIFLDITCFFNGFEKDNIIQIMDSCGFFPEIGIRVLIDKSLLHVDNYDKVRMHDLLQAMGREIVRGKSRHEPGIRCRIWDYDDLCHVLEKNTIRGFSHN from the exons ATGAAAAGATCTTACTCAatgttctcttcttcttcttcttctcgtaGAACAGAATATGATGTGTTTTTGAGTTTTAGGGGTGAAGACACCCGCAACAATTTTACAAGTCATCTCTATTCTGCTCTTTGTCAGAAAGGAATCTACACCTTCTTAGACGACGATAAACTTGAGAGAGGCAAATCCATTTCCCCAGAACTGTTGAAAGCCATCGAAAATTCACGCTGTTCGGTCATTATTCTCTCGGAAAACTATGCTTCTTCGAgttggtgtttggatgaacttgTCAAGATTCTTGATTGCAGGGAAGCCTATAAACAGATTGTTCTGCCAATTTTCTACCATGTGGATCCATCTCATGTACAGAAGCAGATTGGAAGTTTTGGAGAACCATTCCACAGATATGAACAAGATTTTAGTCAAAAGGTGCAGAAATGGAGGAATGCTTTAACACAAGTTGCCAGTCTTGCTGGATGGGCTTTACATGATGG GAATGAAGCAAAATTTATGCAAGACTTTATCGCAAAGGTATCAAACAAACTTGGTGTTGCACAGTTAAACATTTCAGAGGACCTTTTTGGTATGGATTCACGACTAGAGAAACTAAATGTTTGTGTTTGTACTTCATCATTGGATAATGTTCACTTTATTGGAATTTGTGGGTTGGGAGGAATTGGGAAGACAACTCTTGCCAAAGCTTATTATGATTGGATGTCTTCTCAATTTGAAGGTTGCAGCTTCCTTACAAATATTAGAGAAGTTtgtgaaaagaaggaaaatggtCTTGTGTATTTGCAAAATCTTCTCCTTTCAGATATTCTAAATGGTTTGCCTACAGAAATAAGGGATATTCATAAAGGAATGGACATGATAAGAAGTAAGTTATGCCATAAGAAAGTACTTGTTGTCCTTGATGATGTTGACAAATTAGACCAGCTAAAAGCATTAGCTGGGAAAAATAATTGGTTTGGCTCTGGAAGTAGAATAATTGTAACTACTAGGGACGAAAGTTTGCTTCTAAGTACATATATAGAGTGTAGAATATATAGAGTTGAGGAATTGAGTTATAGCGAAGGTCTTCGACTTTTTTCTCACAAAGCCTTCAAAAGTACTCATCCTTCAAAGCAATATGAGAAGTTGTCTAAACAAGTGATAGCTTATGCTGACGGTCTTCCACTAGCTTTAGAAGTACTAGGTTcctttttatgtggaaaaagTGTAAATCAATGGGAAAGTGCTTTGGATAGGCTGAAGGAGTATCCAAACAAGGAGATTACGAAAGTACTTCAAATCAGTTTTGATGGACTTGAGGAAATAGAGAAAAGTATTTTCCTAGATATTACATGCTTCTTCAATGGATTTGAAAAAGacaatattattcaaattatGGATAGTTGTGGTTTCTTTCCAGAAATCGGGATAAGAGTTCTTATTGATAAATCTCTCCTACATGTTGACAATTATGACAAAGTTCGGATGCATGACTTATTGCAAGCGATGGGAAGGGAAATTGTAAGGGGAAAATCTCGCCATGAACCAGGAATCCGCTGTAGAATATGGGATTATGATGATTTATGTCATGTTCTAGAGAAAAACACGATAAGAGGCTTCTCACATAATTAA